In Streptomyces sclerotialus, one genomic interval encodes:
- a CDS encoding formimidoylglutamate deiminase: protein MTFHCEYAWLGGTGVAEQVLIDVADGRITRVTDHTPAPPGAVRLPGLTVPGLANTHSHVFHRAIRGRSQSGVTDFWRWRDVMYDAAGHLDPDRMYALARATYAEMALSGITAVGEFHYVHHNPDGTPYEDPNAMGRALARAAADAGIRLTLLDTCYLMADIDGRRLEGVQRRFSDGSAEDWALRTHGLRDGDRLRIGAAVHSVRAVPREAMTFVAADARRRGVPLHVHLSEQPAENAACRQRYGRTPTRLMHEKGVLGEGATAVHATHLDSADIALLGGSRTGVCLCPTTERDLADGIGPAGRLAAAGTPLSLGSDAHMMIDLWEEARAVELDERLVSGRRGHWTAGELLTAATSAGMTALGWDAGRIAPGKHADLTTVRLDSPRTAGARAGDPLAHAVFAGTAADVSHVVTGGEVIVEDGRHLHVEDVGGALEKAITNLLSG from the coding sequence ATGACGTTCCATTGCGAGTACGCCTGGCTCGGCGGCACCGGCGTCGCCGAACAGGTCCTCATCGACGTGGCCGACGGCCGGATCACCCGCGTCACCGACCACACCCCGGCACCGCCCGGTGCCGTCCGACTGCCCGGACTCACCGTCCCGGGCCTGGCCAACACCCACTCCCACGTCTTCCACCGCGCCATCCGCGGCCGCAGCCAGAGCGGCGTCACCGACTTCTGGCGCTGGCGCGACGTCATGTACGACGCCGCCGGACACCTCGACCCCGACCGCATGTACGCCCTCGCCCGCGCCACGTACGCCGAGATGGCCCTCTCCGGCATCACCGCCGTCGGCGAGTTCCACTACGTGCACCACAACCCCGACGGCACACCGTACGAGGACCCCAACGCCATGGGCCGCGCGCTCGCCCGCGCCGCCGCCGACGCCGGCATCCGCCTCACCCTCCTCGACACCTGCTACCTGATGGCCGACATCGACGGCAGACGGCTGGAAGGCGTGCAGCGGCGCTTCAGCGACGGCAGCGCGGAGGACTGGGCACTGCGCACCCACGGCCTGCGGGACGGCGACCGGCTGCGGATCGGCGCCGCCGTGCACAGCGTGCGCGCCGTGCCGCGCGAGGCGATGACGTTCGTCGCCGCCGACGCCCGGCGCCGCGGCGTGCCGCTGCACGTCCACCTCTCCGAGCAGCCCGCCGAGAACGCCGCGTGCCGCCAGCGGTACGGCCGTACCCCCACCCGCCTGATGCACGAGAAGGGAGTACTGGGCGAGGGCGCGACGGCCGTGCACGCGACGCACCTGGACTCCGCCGACATCGCGCTGCTCGGCGGCTCCCGCACCGGCGTCTGCCTGTGCCCGACCACCGAACGCGACCTCGCCGACGGGATCGGTCCCGCCGGGCGGCTGGCGGCGGCCGGCACGCCGCTGAGCCTCGGCAGCGACGCGCACATGATGATCGATTTGTGGGAGGAGGCCCGTGCGGTGGAACTGGACGAGCGGCTGGTCAGCGGCCGCCGCGGCCACTGGACCGCCGGTGAACTCCTCACCGCCGCGACCTCGGCCGGCATGACCGCGCTCGGCTGGGACGCCGGCCGGATCGCACCCGGCAAGCACGCCGACCTCACCACCGTGCGGCTGGACTCACCCCGTACGGCCGGGGCGCGAGCCGGCGATCCACTCGCCCACGCCGTCTTCGCCGGTACCGCCGCCGACGTCAGCCATGTCGTCACCGGCGGCGAGGTGATCGTCGAGGACGGGCGCCACCTGCACGTCGAAGACGTCGGTGGCGCCCTGGAGAAGGCGATCACGAACCTGCTGTCCGGCTGA
- a CDS encoding carbohydrate ABC transporter permease gives MAEAGTSPTAPPRSFVWTRRVLLTLLTLFTATPLYVMLSSSLKPLQDVTGAFRWFPSRVTLQPYLDIWETVPLGRYFVNSLIVAGAATGCSVVIAVFAAYAVSRYRFRGKRLFTVTVLSTQMFPGILFLLPLFLIFVNIGNATGVALYGSRGGLILTYMTFTLPLSIWMLVGYFDSIPRDLDEAAQVDGCGPLGALVRVVVPAAVPGIVAVAIYSFMTAWGEVLFASVMTNDTTRTLAIGLQGYATQTEVYWNQIMAASLVVSVPVVAGFLLLQRYLVAGLTAGAVK, from the coding sequence ATGGCTGAGGCCGGCACGTCGCCCACCGCGCCGCCCCGGTCCTTCGTCTGGACCCGGCGGGTGCTGCTCACCCTGCTGACGCTCTTCACGGCGACGCCGCTGTACGTGATGCTCAGCAGTTCACTCAAGCCGCTGCAGGACGTGACCGGCGCCTTCAGGTGGTTCCCCAGCCGGGTGACGCTCCAGCCGTACCTGGACATCTGGGAGACCGTGCCGCTGGGCCGGTACTTCGTGAACTCGCTGATCGTGGCGGGCGCGGCGACCGGCTGCTCGGTGGTGATCGCGGTGTTCGCCGCGTACGCGGTGAGCCGCTACCGCTTCCGGGGCAAGCGGCTGTTCACCGTCACGGTGCTGTCCACGCAGATGTTCCCCGGCATCCTCTTCCTCCTGCCGCTGTTCCTGATCTTCGTGAACATCGGGAACGCCACCGGCGTCGCGCTCTACGGCTCGCGCGGCGGCCTGATCCTCACCTACATGACCTTCACCCTGCCGCTGTCCATCTGGATGCTGGTGGGCTACTTCGACTCCATCCCGCGGGACCTGGACGAGGCGGCGCAGGTCGACGGCTGCGGGCCGCTCGGTGCCCTCGTACGGGTCGTCGTGCCGGCCGCAGTCCCCGGCATCGTGGCGGTGGCGATCTACTCCTTCATGACGGCCTGGGGTGAGGTGCTCTTCGCCTCGGTCATGACCAACGACACCACCCGCACGCTCGCGATCGGCCTCCAGGGCTACGCCACCCAGACCGAGGTGTACTGGAACCAGATCATGGCCGCCTCGCTCGTGGTCAGCGTCCCCGTCGTCGCGGGCTTCCTGCTCCTCCAGCGCTACCTCGTCGCCGGACTCACGGCCGGCGCCGTCAAGTGA
- a CDS encoding carbohydrate ABC transporter permease: MTTPTAQHEGVGTAAPDTSLPGAASENRPPRRPFLPGRLRRGGLPYLLLLPALALELLIHIVPMVIGIAMSFKELTHEYIRNWGAAPWAGLDNFRVAVDFDAPVGRALLHSFAVTCTFTVLAVGLAWLLGVTAAILMQDRFRGRGLLRALFLTPYALPVYTAVITWSFLLQRDNGLVNHVLHDQLGLTDSPTFWLVGDNSFLALVVTSVWRTWPFAFLMLTAALQNIPRESYEAAQLDGAGIRQQIRHITLPALRPVNQVLVLVLFLWTFNDFNVPYVLFGKAAPESADLISIHIYQASFETWNFGSGSAMSVLLLLFLLVVTAVYLLVTGRGRRGEHG, from the coding sequence ATGACCACCCCCACCGCACAGCACGAGGGCGTCGGAACGGCTGCGCCGGACACGTCGCTGCCCGGCGCAGCCTCTGAGAACCGGCCGCCGCGCCGGCCCTTCCTCCCCGGCCGGCTCAGGCGCGGCGGCCTTCCCTACCTCCTGCTGCTCCCCGCCCTCGCGCTCGAACTGCTGATCCACATCGTGCCGATGGTCATCGGCATCGCGATGAGCTTCAAGGAACTCACCCACGAGTACATCCGCAACTGGGGCGCGGCCCCGTGGGCCGGCCTGGACAACTTCCGCGTGGCGGTCGACTTCGACGCCCCGGTCGGCCGGGCGCTGCTGCACTCCTTCGCGGTCACCTGCACCTTCACCGTGCTCGCCGTCGGCCTGGCCTGGCTGCTCGGCGTGACGGCCGCGATCCTGATGCAGGACCGGTTCCGCGGCCGCGGTCTGCTGCGGGCGCTGTTCCTCACCCCGTACGCGCTGCCGGTCTACACCGCCGTGATCACCTGGTCCTTCCTGCTCCAGCGGGACAACGGGCTGGTGAACCACGTCCTGCACGACCAGCTGGGGCTCACGGACTCGCCGACGTTCTGGCTGGTCGGCGACAACAGTTTCCTCGCGCTGGTGGTCACCTCGGTCTGGCGCACCTGGCCGTTCGCGTTCCTGATGCTGACGGCGGCGCTGCAGAACATCCCGCGGGAGTCCTACGAGGCGGCGCAGCTGGACGGCGCGGGCATCCGGCAGCAGATCCGGCACATCACACTGCCCGCGCTGCGGCCCGTCAATCAGGTACTGGTCCTGGTCCTCTTCCTGTGGACCTTCAACGACTTCAACGTGCCGTACGTGCTCTTCGGCAAGGCGGCGCCGGAGTCCGCCGACCTGATCTCGATCCACATCTACCAGGCGTCGTTCGAGACGTGGAACTTCGGCTCGGGCTCGGCCATGTCCGTCCTGCTGCTGCTCTTCCTGCTCGTCGTGACGGCGGTGTACCTGCTGGTCACCGGCCGTGGAAGGAGGGGCGAGCATGGCTGA
- a CDS encoding GH1 family beta-glucosidase, which produces MSDSYLDSLPAGFVWGTATAAYQIEGAAAEDGRAPSIWDTFSHTPGKVHNGDTGDVACDHYHRWREDIALMGRLGTDAYRFSVAWPRVVPGGDGPVNKAGLDFYDRLTDALLEAGITPYPTLYHWDLPQALQDRGGWPERETAEHFAAYAAVVAERLGDRVQHWATLNEPLCSAWIGHLEGRMAPGLTDVTAAVRASFHLHLGHGLAVQAIRAAVPGARVGIVNNLTHCEPASDSAADHAAARRSDGHTNRWWMDPLHGRGYPQDMVELYGTEPPARAGDLETIAAPLDWLGLNYYFRNVVADDPAGPLPYARQTDVPGARHTGMGWEVHAAGLTATLRRMTEDYGARCLYVTENGSAYPDTVGPDGQVHDPERVRYMEEHLAACADAVDQGVPLAGYFAWSLLDNFEWAYGYDKRFGLVHVDYATQRRTLKDSGRRYAGLIGAHRARVGPAPRVAVSRTAGS; this is translated from the coding sequence GTGTCCGACTCGTACCTCGACTCGCTCCCCGCCGGCTTCGTGTGGGGGACGGCCACCGCCGCGTACCAGATCGAAGGCGCGGCGGCCGAGGACGGCCGCGCGCCGTCCATCTGGGACACCTTCAGCCACACCCCCGGCAAGGTCCACAACGGTGACACCGGCGACGTGGCCTGCGACCACTACCACCGCTGGCGCGAGGACATCGCCCTGATGGGTCGCCTCGGGACGGACGCCTACCGGTTCTCGGTGGCCTGGCCGCGGGTCGTGCCGGGCGGCGACGGGCCGGTCAACAAGGCGGGCCTGGACTTCTACGACCGGCTCACCGACGCCCTCCTGGAAGCGGGCATCACGCCGTACCCCACCCTCTACCACTGGGACCTGCCGCAGGCGCTGCAGGACCGCGGCGGCTGGCCGGAACGGGAGACCGCCGAGCACTTCGCCGCGTACGCCGCGGTCGTCGCGGAGCGGCTCGGCGACCGCGTCCAGCACTGGGCCACGCTCAACGAACCGCTGTGCTCCGCCTGGATCGGCCACCTCGAAGGCCGGATGGCGCCGGGCCTGACCGACGTCACCGCCGCCGTCCGCGCCTCCTTCCACCTGCACCTCGGGCACGGTCTCGCGGTCCAGGCGATCCGGGCCGCGGTGCCCGGCGCCCGGGTCGGCATCGTCAACAACCTCACGCACTGCGAGCCGGCGAGCGACAGCGCCGCCGACCACGCGGCGGCGCGCCGCTCCGACGGCCACACCAACCGCTGGTGGATGGACCCGCTGCACGGCCGCGGCTACCCGCAGGACATGGTGGAGCTGTACGGCACCGAGCCGCCGGCACGCGCCGGTGACCTGGAGACCATCGCCGCGCCGCTGGACTGGCTCGGCCTGAACTACTACTTCCGCAACGTCGTCGCGGACGACCCGGCGGGCCCGCTGCCGTATGCCCGGCAGACCGACGTGCCCGGGGCACGCCACACCGGCATGGGGTGGGAGGTGCACGCCGCGGGCCTCACGGCAACACTGCGGCGGATGACCGAGGACTACGGGGCCCGCTGCCTCTACGTCACCGAGAACGGCTCCGCCTACCCCGACACCGTCGGCCCCGACGGCCAGGTCCACGACCCGGAGCGGGTCCGGTACATGGAGGAACACCTGGCCGCCTGCGCCGACGCGGTGGACCAGGGTGTGCCGCTGGCCGGTTACTTCGCCTGGTCGCTGCTGGACAACTTCGAGTGGGCCTACGGCTACGACAAGCGCTTCGGCCTGGTCCACGTCGACTACGCGACCCAGCGGCGGACCCTGAAGGACAGCGGACGCCGGTACGCCGGGCTGATCGGCGCGCACCGGGCCCGGGTGGGCCCGGCGCCGCGGGTGGCCGTCAGCCGGACAGCAGGTTCGTGA